The nucleotide sequence CCGATCTTCGGGTGGCCAGTGTGTTTTTTAGTTGCTACGGCGAGGGGCGGGGCTCTGAGGCGGAAATCGAGGAAGGTATGGAAGGGCTCGTGAAGGCGAGTGGATTTCTTCAAGCGAAATTGGCTGATGGGCTCGAACTCAGGCGGGTTCCTAAACTTGAATTTCTTGTTGATCGTGGCATCGGGCATAGCGATGAGATCAACCGCATGTTGATGGATTTGGAAAGAAATAAGTGAAATTCACGGGTGTTTTGAATTTGAAGAAAAAGGCGGGTCCCACTTCGCATGACGTTGTGGCGAGCGTGCGGCAGCTTGTGCCTAAGAAAACAAAGGTGGGTCATGCGGGCACCCTCGATCCAATGGCCGAGGGTGTGCTTCCTGTTTGTGTGGGGGCGGCCACGAAAATTTTCCCCTATCTTCTCGATTGCCAGAAAACCTACCGGGCGACGATGATCTTTGGGCGAGTGACGGACACCCAAGACACGACGGGCGAGACGCTATCGGAGGAGGCACCCGGTGAAATATCGCTTGTGGAGGCGCAGCGGCTTCTCGACACTTTCAGGGGCGAGGGCATTCAGGTGCCGCCCATGTATTCGGCATTAAAAGTGGGTGGAACTCGCTTGCACGAGTTGGCCCGGGCGGGAAAAGAGGTCGAGCGCGAGGGCAGGGCGATTACGGTTTTCGATATTCGGGCGCTTGAACTGGTGGGGAGTAGCCTTACTTTCGATGTTACTTGCAGCCGCGGTACTTATATTCGCTCGATATGTCACGATGTAGGCGCTCTCCAGGGGAGTGGAGGGTGTATGGATGCCCTCACGAGGACCCAATTGGGACCGTTTCGAATCGAGGAGGGGATCTTTCTCGAGGAGGCAGAGGCTTTGGCCGACGAGGGACATTTGCAGGAGAGCTTGATAACGCTCTCAGATGCTCTGACACATCTGCCGGCCATTACCCTTCGACCCGGTAAAGAGGATCGATTCAGGAACGGGGTGCAACTCGAAAATAGGTATTTTGAGGCCGCCGAGCCTCTCCAGGGGGACTCGAAGGTGCGTGTTCTAGGCAATAATGGCGATCTGGTCGCGGTCGGAATCATTCTCCCGGGGGGAGAACGTATCCGGGCTGACAGGGTATTTTCACGGTGAAATTCTTTTAATTCTGATATTTACATTGATTGCTAAGTTCGCTACAATCGCCCGCCGAAGAGTAAGAAATCCGTAAATTAATGACAGCCCGGATCCGCCGGGCCAGGCAAACCGAGGTGAAAGCAGAATGACCATGACGAAGGACGAGAAGACAGAAGTTATCGACAGCTACAAGACACACGAAGGCGACACTGGCTCGCCAGAGGTCCAGGTTGCAATCATCACAGAACGAATCACTTATCTCACAGACCATTTCAAAGTTCACAAGAAAGATCATCACTCCAGAACAGGTCTGTTGAAGCTCGTAGGACAGCGGAGGCGCTTGCTCGATTATCTGAGAGATAAAGAAGTCGGTCGCTACCGCACCTTGATTCAGCGCCTCGGCATTCGCCGCTAAGCGTTCCGGTATCTGCCGCTAGAGAGCGGCCAACCTCCAGAGAGATCCCTAATCATGCCAGCTACGCGAAAAGAATTATCCATCAATGGATTTAACCTCGCCTTCGAGACGGGCGAGATTGCCAAACAGGCCCATGGCGCCGTCATGATGTACTATGGCGAAACCCAGGTGTTATGCACCGCCTGTGCTGCTTCCACACCCCGCACGGGTTTCGATTTTTTCCCCCTGACCGTTGACTACCGTGAGGGTTTCTACGCAGCGGGGGTGATACCGGGCAATTTCTTCCGGCGCGAGGCGCGTCCCGGTGAGCGGGAGGTTCTGACCTGCCGCCTCATTGATCGGCCAATTCGTCCGCTGTTCCCGGAATCGTTCCAGTGCGAGACGATGATTCAGATCATGGTCATGTCCTATGATGGGGTTTGTGACTCAGATATTCTGGCCATCAATGGCACCTCGGCCGCGCTCCACATCTCAGACATTCCCTTTGCCGGCCCCATTGGCGCCGTGCGCGTGGGCCGGATCGATGGCGAGATCATTGTCAACCCCACTTTAGATCAGCAAATCGACAGCGATGTGAATTGTGTGATGGTGGGGACCGCCGATGCCATGGTGATGGTCGAGGCGGGAAGCTTCGAGGTCTCAGAGGATGTCTACATGGACGCCTTCGAGAAGGGCCACGAGGTCATTAAACAGCTATGTGCCGTGCAAGAAGATCTTAGAGCAGAGATTGGCAAGCCTAAACGCGAGCTCGATGAAGAGGTGGTCAATGAGGCCGTTAGGTCGCGAGTCTATGAGATTGCTGAGCCTCTTCTCAAAAAGGCAGCCGGAATTCATGAAAAACTTGCCCAGTACCAGGC is from Nitrospinaceae bacterium and encodes:
- the rbfA gene encoding 30S ribosome-binding factor RbfA translates to MPSNHNFPRSARVAELIHAELGGLLLNGVKDPRVRNVGITRVEVSPDLRVASVFFSCYGEGRGSEAEIEEGMEGLVKASGFLQAKLADGLELRRVPKLEFLVDRGIGHSDEINRMLMDLERNK
- the rpsO gene encoding 30S ribosomal protein S15, yielding MTMTKDEKTEVIDSYKTHEGDTGSPEVQVAIITERITYLTDHFKVHKKDHHSRTGLLKLVGQRRRLLDYLRDKEVGRYRTLIQRLGIRR
- the truB gene encoding tRNA pseudouridine(55) synthase TruB is translated as MKFTGVLNLKKKAGPTSHDVVASVRQLVPKKTKVGHAGTLDPMAEGVLPVCVGAATKIFPYLLDCQKTYRATMIFGRVTDTQDTTGETLSEEAPGEISLVEAQRLLDTFRGEGIQVPPMYSALKVGGTRLHELARAGKEVEREGRAITVFDIRALELVGSSLTFDVTCSRGTYIRSICHDVGALQGSGGCMDALTRTQLGPFRIEEGIFLEEAEALADEGHLQESLITLSDALTHLPAITLRPGKEDRFRNGVQLENRYFEAAEPLQGDSKVRVLGNNGDLVAVGIILPGGERIRADRVFSR